One Nitrospina watsonii DNA segment encodes these proteins:
- a CDS encoding heme-binding beta-barrel domain-containing protein has product MNDPILEHLGPLAALAGTWEGTKGDDTAPSDDRGVEQNLFRERIRFEPIKPPNNHEQQLYGLRYATTAWRLEEENPFHEERGYWLWDGAANQVLRCFTIPRGISVLAGGTVEPDATSFELFAELGSPTYGICSNLFLDQEFKTVRFELKVVVHDNDAWSYEEDTQIQIKGKPDLFHHIDKNTLSRVQL; this is encoded by the coding sequence ATGAACGATCCGATTTTAGAACACCTGGGACCGTTGGCCGCGCTGGCCGGAACCTGGGAAGGCACCAAAGGCGACGACACCGCGCCCTCCGATGACCGGGGCGTCGAACAAAACCTGTTCCGCGAACGCATCAGGTTCGAGCCAATCAAGCCACCCAACAATCACGAGCAACAGCTCTACGGTCTGCGTTACGCCACCACGGCGTGGCGGCTGGAGGAGGAAAACCCGTTCCACGAGGAACGCGGATACTGGCTGTGGGACGGAGCGGCCAACCAGGTGTTGCGCTGTTTCACCATTCCGCGCGGCATCAGTGTGCTGGCAGGCGGCACCGTGGAGCCGGACGCGACCTCTTTCGAATTGTTCGCGGAGCTGGGGTCGCCGACGTACGGCATTTGTTCCAACCTGTTTCTCGATCAGGAATTCAAAACCGTGCGTTTTGAATTGAAGGTCGTGGTGCACGACAACGATGCGTGGAGCTATGAGGAAGACACGCAGATACAGATCAAGGGGAAGCCGGACTTGTTCCATCATATCGACAAAAACACGCTGAGCCGCGTCCAACTTTAA
- a CDS encoding cold-shock protein, whose translation MSKGTVKWFNESKGYGFIESEDGKDLFVHFSEIQGDGFKTLTDGQAVEFVEGMSPKGPHATQVVPR comes from the coding sequence ATGTCAAAAGGCACCGTAAAGTGGTTTAATGAGAGCAAAGGTTATGGTTTTATTGAGTCCGAGGATGGAAAAGATCTCTTCGTACATTTCTCGGAAATTCAAGGGGATGGCTTCAAGACGCTGACCGACGGCCAGGCTGTGGAGTTCGTGGAAGGTATGAGCCCGAAGGGCCCGCACGCGACCCAGGTTGTGCCCCGGTAA
- a CDS encoding tetratricopeptide repeat protein, whose product MFSNQLLEQGKEAQKEGRYDDAVRYLQQFLELHLPKLGENHPVIAATWFRLGQVWMEQGNPQHALLHFELTKDSQVRNLGESHVHLTNTWNQMAAACVDYGDYDRAIECHQHALDISLRHYSEYHPSVALTCKNLGMVWYRKGDLDQALLFVQKAMSGFRVICTDDHPLLAQTWNNLGLISETQGNIQEARDFYGKALDVARKAGLETLTFTLEQKLDKRPAPEDTPTDAESQTPQAASDAEPSETRSTSSSLFTDSRSVSHGP is encoded by the coding sequence ATGTTTTCCAATCAATTGCTGGAACAAGGCAAGGAAGCGCAAAAAGAGGGCCGCTATGACGACGCAGTCCGGTACCTGCAACAGTTTCTGGAATTGCATCTGCCAAAACTGGGGGAAAACCACCCGGTGATCGCCGCCACCTGGTTCCGGCTGGGGCAGGTGTGGATGGAACAAGGCAACCCGCAACACGCCCTGCTCCATTTCGAGCTGACCAAGGACAGCCAGGTGCGCAACCTCGGCGAATCGCACGTGCATCTGACCAACACCTGGAACCAGATGGCCGCCGCCTGCGTGGACTACGGCGACTACGACCGCGCCATCGAATGCCATCAGCACGCCCTCGACATCAGCCTCCGTCATTACAGCGAATACCACCCATCGGTGGCGCTCACCTGCAAAAACCTCGGCATGGTCTGGTACCGCAAGGGCGACCTCGACCAGGCATTGCTGTTCGTGCAAAAAGCGATGAGCGGGTTCCGCGTCATCTGCACCGACGACCACCCCCTGCTCGCCCAGACCTGGAACAACCTCGGCCTGATTTCGGAAACGCAGGGCAATATCCAGGAGGCCCGGGATTTTTACGGCAAGGCACTGGACGTGGCCCGCAAGGCGGGACTCGAAACCCTGACGTTCACCCTTGAGCAGAAACTGGACAAACGCCCGGCTCCCGAAGACACCCCGACCGATGCGGAATCCCAAACACCGCAAGCTGCATCCGACGCCGAACCGTCCGAAACCCGCAGCACCTCCAGCTCCCTGTTCACCGACTCCCGTTCCGTTTCACACGGACCCTGA
- a CDS encoding acetolactate synthase large subunit has translation MKASDLFVRALEQEGVEHLFGVPGEETLNLMESLRNSNIQFILTRHEQAAGFMAATYGRLTGKVGVCLSTLGPGVTNLVTASAYAQLGAMPMLMISGQKPIKKSKQGRFQIVDAIAMMRPLTKSTRQVVHGNSIPVIVRESVRLAQEERPGAVHIELPEDIAEEVCTAEPYTAQTARRPHADQQTIDQAAEMLVAAKRPLILIGAGANRYRTSQALKRFIDQTGLYFFNTQMGKGVVDERHPKFLGTAALSNKDFLHCAIERADLILNVGHDVIEKPPFFMYANGNTEVIHVNFFSSNVDEVYFPQLDVVGDIADSIERLHRHLQPAAHWDFSFFDKVKQELERHIEDKAADDRFPLGPEYLTAQIRGIMPDDGILALDNGLYKIGFARNYKAYELNTLLLDNALASMGAGLPSAMAARMVFPDRKVMAICGDGGFMMNAQELETAVRLKLDLVIVVLCDNAYGMIKWKQTGLGFPAYGMDYSNPNFCLFAEAHGAHGHRVNQSGDLSKILKECLDTKGVHLVEVPVDYSEDEQDLIKEIKTRTAAL, from the coding sequence ATGAAAGCATCCGACCTTTTCGTACGCGCTCTCGAACAGGAAGGCGTGGAACACCTGTTCGGCGTGCCCGGTGAAGAAACGCTGAACCTGATGGAATCGCTGCGCAATTCAAACATCCAGTTCATCCTCACCCGGCACGAACAGGCGGCGGGATTCATGGCCGCCACCTACGGGCGGTTGACGGGAAAAGTCGGCGTGTGCCTGTCCACCCTGGGTCCGGGTGTGACCAATCTGGTGACCGCCAGCGCCTACGCCCAATTGGGCGCCATGCCGATGCTGATGATCTCCGGCCAGAAGCCGATCAAAAAAAGCAAGCAGGGGCGATTCCAGATCGTCGATGCCATTGCCATGATGCGGCCCCTCACCAAGTCCACGCGGCAGGTGGTGCACGGCAACAGCATCCCCGTCATCGTGCGCGAGTCGGTGCGGCTGGCACAGGAGGAGCGGCCCGGCGCAGTGCACATCGAACTGCCGGAAGACATTGCCGAGGAAGTCTGCACCGCCGAGCCTTATACCGCACAAACGGCCCGGCGTCCGCACGCCGATCAACAGACCATCGACCAGGCGGCGGAGATGCTGGTGGCGGCCAAACGGCCGCTCATCCTCATCGGTGCCGGGGCCAATCGCTACCGCACCAGCCAGGCACTGAAACGGTTCATCGATCAAACCGGCCTCTACTTCTTCAACACGCAGATGGGCAAGGGCGTCGTCGATGAGCGGCATCCGAAATTTCTGGGCACCGCCGCCCTGTCCAACAAGGATTTTCTGCACTGCGCCATCGAGCGGGCCGACCTCATTCTCAACGTCGGCCACGACGTCATCGAAAAACCGCCGTTCTTCATGTACGCCAACGGCAACACCGAGGTCATCCACGTCAACTTCTTCTCCTCGAACGTGGACGAGGTCTATTTCCCGCAACTCGACGTGGTGGGCGACATCGCCGACAGCATCGAGCGCCTGCACCGGCACCTGCAACCGGCGGCGCACTGGGATTTCAGTTTCTTCGATAAGGTGAAGCAGGAGCTGGAGCGGCACATCGAGGACAAGGCGGCGGACGACCGGTTCCCGCTGGGGCCGGAATACCTGACCGCCCAGATCCGCGGCATCATGCCGGACGACGGCATCCTCGCCCTCGACAACGGGCTGTATAAAATCGGGTTCGCGCGCAACTACAAGGCCTACGAATTGAACACGCTGTTGCTCGACAATGCGCTGGCCAGCATGGGCGCGGGGCTGCCTTCCGCGATGGCGGCGCGCATGGTGTTCCCCGATCGCAAAGTCATGGCCATCTGCGGCGATGGCGGCTTCATGATGAACGCGCAGGAACTGGAAACGGCGGTGCGTTTGAAGCTCGATCTGGTGATCGTGGTGCTCTGCGACAATGCGTACGGCATGATCAAATGGAAACAAACGGGATTGGGATTCCCAGCTTACGGCATGGATTACAGCAATCCCAACTTCTGCCTGTTTGCGGAAGCCCACGGCGCGCACGGCCACCGCGTGAACCAATCGGGAGACCTGTCAAAAATATTGAAGGAGTGTCTGGACACAAAAGGCGTCCACCTGGTGGAAGTGCCCGTCGATTATTCCGAGGACGAACAAGACCTGATCAAGGAGATCAAAACCAGAACCGCCGCGTTGTGA